The Deinococcus metallilatus genome segment CCTGGCCCTGCTGACCTCCACGGCCTGCCGCAACTCCTCGGCGGCCTGCCGGGTAAGGGCGGTCGGGCCGCCCTGGAGGGCACTGGCACTGCCGCAGGCCACGGCCCAGGCCAGCGCTTCCTGTTCGGGGAGGCCCTGGGCTTCGGCCCACAGAAACCCGGCGAGGGTGCAGTCGCCCGCGCCGACGGGATTGGCGACGTCGACCCTGGGAACGCGCGCCTCCCACGTCTCCTGACCGACCAACCAGGCCCCCTGCGCGCCGCGCGTGACCAGGAGCCGACTCCCGAACCTCTCCCTCAGGCGCCTCGCGGCCTCCAGCTCCGCGCTCCCGGCGATCTGCCTCAGCTCGGCCTCGTTGGGTTTCACGAGGGCCGCCCCCGCCTCCAGCGCGGTCCGCAGGGCTGGGCCGCTGGTATCGGCGGCGGCTGGCGCCTGCTGGTGGATGAGGGCACCGAACGCCTCCAGCGGCATTCCGGGGGGGAGGCTGCCGCACAGCACCAGGGTGTGCCCCGCGCAGGCGGTCAGCAGGCGCTCCAGGGCGGAGGCGTCGTGGGGAACGCCCGCCTCGTTGATCTCGGTCGGGTGCCCTTCCCGGAGGACGATCTGGCACTCCCGGGTTTCGCCCCGG includes the following:
- a CDS encoding 1-phosphofructokinase family hexose kinase, which codes for MFVPLTLNPAIDRILRLDQPLQPGELHRVTERREQAGGKGVNVARALRTLGAEVTAAGVLAGFNGQKFAALLAAEGLAGQHVFLDRGETRECQIVLREGHPTEINEAGVPHDASALERLLTACAGHTLVLCGSLPPGMPLEAFGALIHQQAPAAADTSGPALRTALEAGAALVKPNEAELRQIAGSAELEAARRLRERFGSRLLVTRGAQGAWLVGQETWEARVPRVDVANPVGAGDCTLAGFLWAEAQGLPEQEALAWAVACGSASALQGGPTALTRQAAEELRQAVEVSRAR